In Daphnia magna isolate NIES unplaced genomic scaffold, ASM2063170v1.1 Dm_contigs153, whole genome shotgun sequence, the following are encoded in one genomic region:
- the LOC123467160 gene encoding uncharacterized protein LOC123467160, giving the protein MFCVVEFLDEGKGSAVEIVPKSWCVGHKHCWWPPSLHTADDLTKLVMKSGPIDESTWTIHSAAVLASYNNYGEANVNVAKAMKGLPIHSSTDIEDLGKHKRKRKATMKAASASSSFLSRKSVIPSPANDPFSSDVGDSYVQPQSSDEDMDIQSTPISQRQSEAHDSHIVPHNVGTLRGRKNCGLPLVPTALGLTNRICTKDKAHKTSNHTPSSLNSVLQSPIHDIGSQNSNTFENDYQSTSTSTELSIAAARPVYAVRTRVSKTFPVTECTRLADRADLRSTNHTTTPASSLSEVQGLSALMRKMDLIIRNQEIIKATQREHGQLLDIVLKNSSSPEPEIKRRAAPVRVQIKNIL; this is encoded by the exons ATGTTTTGTGTCGTCGAATTTCTCGATGAAGGTAAAGGGAGTGCAGTTGAAATCGTGCCAAAGTCTTGGTGTGTTGGACACAAACATTGTTGGTGGCCTCCATCACTGCATACCGCAGATGACTTGACAAAGCTTGTCATGAAATCAGGACCGATAGATGAATCCACATGGACCATACACAGTGCAGCAGTCCTTGCTTCATACA ataatTATGGAGAAGCTAATGTAAATGTTGCAAAAGCTATGAAAGGCTTGCCAATTCATAGCAGTACTGACATCGAAGATCTGGGGAAACATAAACGGAAGCGGAAAGCTACAATGAAGGCAGCCTCAGCCTCCTCGTCTTTCTTGTCTCGTAAATCAGTGATTCCATCGCCAGCAAACGATCCGTTTTCTAGTGATGTGGGCGATAGTTACGTGCAGCCACAATCATCAGATGAAGACATGGATATTCAGTCTACACCCATTAGTCAACGCCAAAGCGAAGCACACGATTCTCATATTGTACCTCACAATGTCGGTACTCTTAGAG GAAGGAAGAATTGTGGGCTTCCGCTAGTTCCTACCGCACTAGGGTTAACAAATAGGATTTGCACAAAAGACAAAGCCCACAAAACGAGCAATCACACCCCATCATCGCTAAATTCAG TATTGCAAAGCCCCATCCATGACATCGGAAGCCAAAACAGCAACACCTTTGAAAATGATTACCAGTCGACCTCCACATCCACCGAGCTGAGTATTGCGGCTGCTAGGCCAGTTTACGCAGTCCGCACCAGAGTTTCAAAGACATTTCCCGTTACTGAATGTACGCGGTTAGCAGACAGAGCGGACTTAAGGTCAACTAACCATACCACTACCCCAGCTTCGTCTCTATCAG AGGTACAAGGTTTATCGGCATTGATGAGGAAAATGGATTTGATAATAAGAAACCAGGAAATCATCAAAGCTACGCAGCGGGAACATGGGCAACTGCTCGATATTGTACTTAAAAATTCGTCATCTCCCGAGCCTGAAATAAAAAGACGCGCTGCGCCAGTTCGGgttcaaattaaaaacattCTCTGA
- the LOC123467164 gene encoding uncharacterized protein LOC123467164 — translation MTKLESILENDVERRTLISYFSGIGGSQSNVVGRILSRAMTNELASQYCYKGQNEEKRAFQNLALCSAVIESVRCQKKLSLTEDAIESKIKNWLRHARARKDGSSNEEE, via the exons ATGACAAAGCTAGAAAGCATTTTAGAAAATGATGTGGAACGTAGGACACtt aTATCGTATTTCAGCGGAATTGGAGGTAGCCAATCGAATGTTGTTGGCAGAATCCTCAGTCGTGCGATGACAAACGAGCTGGCTAGCCAATACTGCTACAAAGgacaaaacgaagaaaagcGTGCATTCCAAAATTTGGCCCTATGTTCCGCTGTTATCG AATCCGTTCGctgccaaaaaaaattatcccTAACGGAAGACGCAATTGAatctaaaattaaaaactggTTGCGACATGCGCGGGCTAGAAAAGATGGCAGCAGCAATGAAGaagaataa